The stretch of DNA AGTTTTAAAAAGTTTTAATGAAAAAGAGATTATTTGTGTGTTTGGTGCAGGTGGAGATAGGGACAAATTAAAACGTCCATTAATGGGACAAGTCGCTGCACAGTTTGCAAAACACATAATTGTAACTAGTGATAATCCAAGAAATGAAGACCCTGATATGATTATTGAAGATATTCTAAAAGGAATAAAAAATCATCAAAGTGTTCAAGTTGAAATCAATAGAAAAGAAGCAATCAAAAAAGCTATGGAAATGGCAAATGAAAATTCTGTTGTTTTAGTTCTTGGAAAAGGTGATGAAGCAACTCAAATTATATATGATAAAAAATTTCCTTTTTCTGATAAAGAAGAGATTTTAAAACATATAAAATAGTTATGATAAAGGTAGTTCAATAGTGAATTGGCTACCTTTATATTTTTGATTTAAGTATTCAAAAGATTCATTCTCAACAGATATTTCCCCATTAAAATGTTTTACTACAATTTCATTGCACATATATAATCCTATTCCTGTTCCTTGTTTTGACTCTTTTGTGGTGAAGTAAGGTTCAAAAATTTTATCCAAAATATTTTCATCAATTCCACCAGCGTTATCTTTTATGTTTATTACAATTTTGTTTTCAAATTTTTTAGTTTCAAAAAATATAAATTTTTCATAATCTTTATTTTCAAAAGCATCAATCGAGTTATTAATAATATTCATAAAAACTTGAATCATTTCTCTTTCATAAGTTTCAAATTCAATATCAGTACAATTATTTATAATAGTTATTTTTTTATTTTTTAATCTAGTTATTATCAGTTTCAAGGTTTTTTCTAATAAAGTATTCAGATTAACTAAATTCTTTATTTTGCTCTTTTTAAAAAAATCTCTAAAATCTTCTATAGTATTCGATAGATATTGTGCATTCTCATTTATACAATCAAGGGATTTTATTTCAGAATCATCATCTAATATTCCCATTTCTTTCTGTATTTTAATACCAGTTGCTGAAGTTGAAATAATAGATAATGGCTGTCTCCATTGATGTGCAATATTTGCAATCATTTCACCCATTGAAGCTAATTTTGATTGTTGAATTAAAAGTTGTTCTTGTAAATTTATTTGGTTTTGATTATTTATTTGTTCAGTAATATCTTGAATAACGCCAATACTCCTATTACATTTTCATTTTTGTCAATTAAAGGAACTTTTGAAGTATTTAATATTCTAATATCATTATTTTTTGAGCTTATGGTTTCTGTATAATTTAATTTAGGTTTTTTATTTGTCATAACGTATAAGTCATCACTCATAAAATCTTCATTTTCAACAATATTAAAATCAGAATCTTTTTTACCTAATAACTCTTTTTCATCTTTTAAATTCATCAATTCTAAAAATAGTTTATTTGAACCTTTGTAAATTCCATTTTTATCTTTCCAAAATATTATAATTGGTGCATTTTCTATAATATTTTCTAAAATATTGTTTGTATTTATGAGTTTGTCTTTTTCTTTTTGAAGATTAATAAAAAATTGTTTGCTTAGTATATAAAGTAGTACGGCAGAAATAGTTACAAAAAACCAACCTTTAATTGTTTGTAAAAATTGAAGTTCATGAAAATCTTTAACCACAAAACTTATAGCGCTATCGGAAAAATAAATCCACAACAAACTAAAAACAAAATAAATAATTGAAATTTTAAAAGCTGAAGAAGTATTTCTTAACATTTGGTTTCCTTATATGAAGAAAGTATATCACAAATGTTAAGCTACTTCAAATTATTTAATAATTTATACAGCACCCATTAAAGATTTTTTTGTTGTTCCCATAAGAGCTAACATTTC from Arcobacter suis CECT 7833 encodes:
- a CDS encoding sensor histidine kinase encodes the protein MIANIAHQWRQPLSIISTSATGIKIQKEMGILDDDSEIKSLDCINENAQYLSNTIEDFRDFFKKSKIKNLVNLNTLLEKTLKLIITRLKNKKITIINNCTDIEFETYEREMIQVFMNIINNSIDAFENKDYEKFIFFETKKFENKIVINIKDNAGGIDENILDKIFEPYFTTKESKQGTGIGLYMCNEIVVKHFNGEISVENESFEYLNQKYKGSQFTIELPLS
- a CDS encoding PAS domain-containing protein, translated to MLRNTSSAFKISIIYFVFSLLWIYFSDSAISFVVKDFHELQFLQTIKGWFFVTISAVLLYILSKQFFINLQKEKDKLINTNNILENIIENAPIIIFWKDKNGIYKGSNKLFLELMNLKDEKELLGKKDSDFNIVENEDFMSDDLYVMTNKKPKLNYTETISSKNNDIRILNTSKVPLIDKNENVIGVLALFKILLNK